The following nucleotide sequence is from Borreliella spielmanii.
TAAATTTGGAGTTTATGAGAAAAAACATGAATTTAGAGTGTCATTAAGGGCATTGTTTAATGGAGAAAGAATTGTTGAAGAAACACATTTATACCCTATTAAAGAAGGGGACAAATTTATTGGAATTTTTTACGGGTTTAGAAAACCTATAAAAAAGGCTATTGTAAAGTATCAATTAAATGGGAATAGAAAATCTTATGGATTTGCAAGAGCATATTATATGGAAGTTAGATTTAAAGCAGGAAGTGTTTTTTTCTACTTTAAGGGATTATACCGCTTGCTAGATAAACAGCGAATAAA
It contains:
- a CDS encoding DUF226 domain-containing protein, giving the protein MESAPETIKKGKCKVECQNKERFILIEKENGKAMYHTKIMMDVYKFGVYEKKHEFRVSLRALFNGERIVEETHLYPIKEGDKFIGIFYGFRKPIKKAIVKYQLNGNRKSYGFARAYYMEVRFKAGSVFFYFKGLYRLLDKQRINNHYNKILFSMFTDLEKQIYEFYGKKYPEQGPLTKWILKNLK